From Syngnathus typhle isolate RoL2023-S1 ecotype Sweden linkage group LG5, RoL_Styp_1.0, whole genome shotgun sequence:
CTCAAGGGTAAGATTGCACGAGGGGGTAAATCTAATTTGAGAAAGTGAAGACTGCAACGCCAAAATGTAACCTTCTTTTTGCTTGTGCACGTTGTAGATCAATTATATTTCGCCATCCTTCATCAGAAAATCAAAAGCACGGCAGAACGCCACTGCTTCTGCATAGACGAAGAGCTGGCATATGAGAAGTAAGTCAACACTTTCATCCAATTACACGTTTGCCTTTGTGCTTTACTTATTGCATGTACCTAAACAGTAACAAAGGTCATTGGAAATGGGCGGACCTCCccgcttttttttgcttttttttaacatgcattTCAACaaaatcgcatttttttccccacattgaTTCAGCGATCTTTTatgtgattttttaaaaaagtggtAGTCTTTGCATATTCACAATTTACATTTTACAGCCGCCCCCCAAAAACATAATCTTTCAGAGATATCCAATAATTGGGCCTTTgaaatttttattaaaagggGGAGTACTGAAATTCAGCACAAACTGTGCCCTGCCTAAGGGAGGACGACACAAGTGAAGGAAAAGTACAAAAGTGTCGCAGAGGCTATCATTGAAACGATACTCATCATTCTAATGCTTCTAATCTTGTTCTCTTGCAGCTTTTACGCAGACTTTGGCCCGCTCAACCTGGCCATGTTATATCGCTTTTCGTGCAAGCTGACAAAGAAGCTCAAGGTAATTAGGACACTAAGAGACACACTGGAACTTAAGCACATACAGTGGAACCACTCAAGTCCaacagttttttcccccccataacaaataatggaaaaagagATAATCAGATTCTGTGTTAAAAGTCAAACATCTGATCTATTTGTAATAAAAGCCTCTCATGTCATATTAATTATGCAATTAAAATATTCTTGTCAGGTAAACAGATGGCCTCGTATGTCTCTTAATGTCTCCGCACAGTCCGTTACGCTCGCAAAGAAGAAGATTGTATTTTACACCTGTGGTGACCAGAAAAAGCAAGCCAATGCCGCCTACCTGATTGGCTCCTATGCGGTGAGTAGAAACTGCTTCTATgcattgtgtaaaaaaaaaaaaaaattctactaTTTCATGTGCGTATGCATACATCTGTGTGTGCAGGTAATGTACCTTAACATGATGCCAGATGAAGCATACAGTCTCTTGGTGTCTAAGAACCGCACATATATTCCATTCAGGTAAAAGCAGTGGATTCAACTTCTGAAATATGATTAACATTATGGCTAGTGAGAGTATGGCACAATACGGAATCAAATTGAGAGAAATAAAAtccattttcaaaatgttaaaaaagaagtagaaattgaaatGCTGCttaaaatcaatttttttttttagagatgcCTCATTTGGAACCTGCATGTACAATCTGAACATCCTGGATTGCCTACGTGCTGTCCACAAGGTAAGCTTTTCTCGACACTGCCCACAATTGCCGAGTCATGTTGCCGCTTATGAAATTATCTTCTACCAGGCCCTGCATTACGGCTGGCTCGACTTCTCCGACTTTGACGTGGAGGAATACGAGCACTATGAGAGGGCAGAAAATGGAGATCTGAACTGGATCATTCCAGGAAAATTCCTCGCGTTTAGCGGGCCTCATCCCAAAAGCAAAATCGAGAACGGCAAGTTCTAGACCAGACTCTTTCTAAACGGTGTTACGTCGACCTGGCACTCATGTCTCTTGTTTCTAACTTCAGGCTACCCTCTGCACGCACCTGAGGCCTACATCCCTTACTTTAGAAAACACAACGTCACTAGTGTCATCCGgctcaacaaaaaaatgtatgacGCCAAGCGCTTCACCGACTCGGGCTTTGAACATCATGACCTCTTTTTTGTGGACGGGAGCACGCCCACTGACGCCATTGTCCGAAAGTTCCTCAATATTTGTGAGAACGCGGAGGGAGCCATTGCCGTCCACTGCAAGGGTAAAACCGCAATTAGGCTTCCTGAAAAAATAATTGTGGATTGGAAGTCGTCACCACAACTGTAATGTTTGATTTCAGCTGGACTGGGGCGAACTGgcactctgattggctgttacATGATGAAGCATTACTCCATGACAGCGGCAGAGGTCATTGCTTGGATTCGAATCTGCCGCCCGGGATCTATCATTGGACCTCAGCAGAACTTTGTTGAAGAGTAGGTGCAAAAAGTCAAATGATATAAAATACCTGGTCTggaaaaaacatttggacaCAATTAGGTTTTCCTCTTCTACAAGCACAGGCTTTTATATTTGACAAATGTGTTTAGGATATTTCCGGAGtagacctttttgttttttatgctgGAAATTTGTGGCttttaaattgactaaaaacaCATTCCACCGTCACTGCTGCCTGTTTTTCCTGAGTCATTAAAAGCTGTCAATTTATTAGTCTTTGTCCGCTTTGGACTTTCTATTGCGCTTCAAGATGCAATTAATAAACTATCATTTGAGTGCCAGTCaaggttttttttaataattatttattttaatcttaATAGGTAATGtgttgtactgttttttttttgtttttttaggaaGCAGAATAGTCTATGGGCGGAGGGAGATGTTTTCCGAGAGAAGGTAAACgaaaaaaagaatggcaaaCTGGCCGTAACCAGAATCCTCTCTGGAGTCGATGACATAACCATTAACGGAAGCAACAAGAACAGGACATCCAAGAAAGGAGAAATGGAATTGGTATGTTTTTGTAAATCATTTCTATTCCAATATTtgctactgtattttatttattttttgtcaaatcCCCACAGTACAGTGACGACGAGGACCGGAACGGCTTGACGCAGGGTGACAAACTGCGAGCACTGAAGAGCAAGAGGCAGGCCAGATCCTCAAGCTCATTATCGTAAGTATCTAAATAGACCTCCACTCTCGAGTGCCATCTCAATCAACTCAAATGTGATTATTTTCCTATCAAAAATGtgacccccgcccctccctcaaATGAGCGATGTTGCTGCCATGTTTGATTTAATTGGACGGGCACCCGAGGACGATATTAGATTTTGGGCACGATACTGTTTGCTACTTGATGACCTATGGGGGCCCTGTGGCATTCTTGCAATAGACCTCAGCTGGTTCTTTGGCGTAAATAGCATTTAGGGCTACAAGGAATGTACGCCAATCTATAATCTAGACGTGGCAATTGCTAATATGTCAGGAAAGAGTGACGTTAAATAGAATGAGTGATTTGGGAAGGCATTTGTGTTCTTTGGTTAGGCAAGCACAGCTGTGTGGAAAGTAGGAGaccaaatgaatggatggatgggttgataTATTCTACAAGGTAATCGTACATGTTAAGGTGCAATAACCTGCATACTAGTAGCTGTGAAGTGGCACTTTAATTCAATACTTAGGAGGTGCTTAGaggcactggcggagctagaggaggGACTTAGCCaagccagataattgacttttagGTATTTTCTGATTTTAAATTAATTTCCTGCATATTTTCACCCGTTCCTCAAAGGGAACATACAATGAATCTTTATCAGaagaattgggggggggggggtgcaagaAAAACTTAGATCTCCTTGCCGCCACTCCATTAATATCTAGCATGGTTGGCTTCCTACTGCCAATCTTTCCATGTGGCTGTGTTGTCCCTGTGCCAGGCAGGTGGTAGTGCTCTGCTGCGGCCTCTCAGGCGCGCTCTGGCCAGTGAGTTGCCTGTCGTTTCAAAGATAGCTGAGGTAGAGTGGTGGTGTGGACAGGAATGAAATGGATGTGAGGTTTGAAGAAGGTAAGAGCACGTCACTTGCCGCGTTTAAAGCTCCTGTTGAAATGGATGGCTGATTgaatttttctttcctttggcTTTGCTGCGACATGGATGTGCAATAAGTACAGTAGATGCACCACATTTACTTCGGCCTCTCGTGGACTTGCTGTTCTGCTGTGCAATATTTGTTAACAGCTATCCATTGGACTGCAGCATAGCAAATTTCAAAGTTTGGCGCTCGGATTCCATTGATTAATGCTCCCGA
This genomic window contains:
- the cdc14b gene encoding dual specificity protein phosphatase CDC14B isoform X4, giving the protein MFKTARFNMTADDVSSLCVELLKDQLYFAILHQKIKSTAERHCFCIDEELAYENFYADFGPLNLAMLYRFSCKLTKKLKVNRWPRMSLNVSAQSVTLAKKKIVFYTCGDQKKQANAAYLIGSYAVMYLNMMPDEAYSLLVSKNRTYIPFRDASFGTCMYNLNILDCLRAVHKALHYGWLDFSDFDVEEYEHYERAENGDLNWIIPGKFLAFSGPHPKSKIENGYPLHAPEAYIPYFRKHNVTSVIRLNKKMYDAKRFTDSGFEHHDLFFVDGSTPTDAIVRKFLNICENAEGAIAVHCKAGLGRTGTLIGCYMMKHYSMTAAEVIAWIRICRPGSIIGPQQNFVEEKQNSLWAEGDVFREKVNEKKNGKLAVTRILSGVDDITINGSNKNRTSKKGEMELYSDDEDRNGLTQGDKLRALKSKRQARSSSSLSQEENKIHTRSASQSLNRAILQTSAQSCKTGANSVALSDHSDTSKRTRTSLPDSGLACSPLIGSLDNLHVVANDRELVFCEPCGAHREPARALQST
- the cdc14b gene encoding dual specificity protein phosphatase CDC14B isoform X6, encoding MFKTARFNMTADDVSSLCVELLKDQLYFAILHQKIKSTAERHCFCIDEELAYENFYADFGPLNLAMLYRFSCKLTKKLKSVTLAKKKIVFYTCGDQKKQANAAYLIGSYAVMYLNMMPDEAYSLLVSKNRTYIPFRDASFGTCMYNLNILDCLRAVHKALHYGWLDFSDFDVEEYEHYERAENGDLNWIIPGKFLAFSGPHPKSKIENGYPLHAPEAYIPYFRKHNVTSVIRLNKKMYDAKRFTDSGFEHHDLFFVDGSTPTDAIVRKFLNICENAEGAIAVHCKAGLGRTGTLIGCYMMKHYSMTAAEVIAWIRICRPGSIIGPQQNFVEEKQNSLWAEGDVFREKVNEKKNGKLAVTRILSGVDDITINGSNKNRTSKKGEMELYSDDEDRNGLTQGDKLRALKSKRQARSSSSLSQEENKIHTRSASQSLNRAILQTSAQSCKTGANSVALSDHSDTSKRTRTSLPDSGLACSPLIGSLDNLHVVANDRELVFCEPCGAHREPARALQST
- the cdc14b gene encoding dual specificity protein phosphatase CDC14B isoform X7, coding for MKRKSERRRAESRRKKCCAAHDCSEAEPNSDIYIEISDQLYFAILHQKIKSTAERHCFCIDEELAYENFYADFGPLNLAMLYRFSCKLTKKLKVNRWPRMSLNVSAQSVTLAKKKIVFYTCGDQKKQANAAYLIGSYAVMYLNMMPDEAYSLLVSKNRTYIPFRDASFGTCMYNLNILDCLRAVHKALHYGWLDFSDFDVEEYEHYERAENGDLNWIIPGKFLAFSGPHPKSKIENGYPLHAPEAYIPYFRKHNVTSVIRLNKKMYDAKRFTDSGFEHHDLFFVDGSTPTDAIVRKFLNICENAEGAIAVHCKAGLGRTGTLIGCYMMKHYSMTAAEVIAWIRICRPGSIIGPQQNFVEEKQNSLWAEGDVFREKVNEKKNGKLAVTRILSGVDDITINGSNKNRTSKKGEMELYSDDEDRNGLTQGDKLRALKSKRQARSSSSLSQVVVLCCGLSGALWPVSCLSFQR
- the cdc14b gene encoding dual specificity protein phosphatase CDC14B isoform X2 — translated: MKRKSERRRAESRRKKCCAAHDCSEAEPNSDIYIEISDQLYFAILHQKIKSTAERHCFCIDEELAYENFYADFGPLNLAMLYRFSCKLTKKLKVNRWPRMSLNVSAQSVTLAKKKIVFYTCGDQKKQANAAYLIGSYAVMYLNMMPDEAYSLLVSKNRTYIPFRDASFGTCMYNLNILDCLRAVHKALHYGWLDFSDFDVEEYEHYERAENGDLNWIIPGKFLAFSGPHPKSKIENGYPLHAPEAYIPYFRKHNVTSVIRLNKKMYDAKRFTDSGFEHHDLFFVDGSTPTDAIVRKFLNICENAEGAIAVHCKAGLGRTGTLIGCYMMKHYSMTAAEVIAWIRICRPGSIIGPQQNFVEEKQNSLWAEGDVFREKVNEKKNGKLAVTRILSGVDDITINGSNKNRTSKKGEMELYSDDEDRNGLTQGDKLRALKSKRQARSSSSLSQEENKIHTRSASQSLNRAILQTSAQSCKTGANSVALSDHSDTSKRTRTSLPDSGLACRAATASRGRKARRALQSEQFSKLCHSIPKARAPLLR
- the cdc14b gene encoding dual specificity protein phosphatase CDC14B isoform X1: MKRKSERRRAESRRKKCCAAHDCSEAEPNSDIYIEISDQLYFAILHQKIKSTAERHCFCIDEELAYENFYADFGPLNLAMLYRFSCKLTKKLKVNRWPRMSLNVSAQSVTLAKKKIVFYTCGDQKKQANAAYLIGSYAVMYLNMMPDEAYSLLVSKNRTYIPFRDASFGTCMYNLNILDCLRAVHKALHYGWLDFSDFDVEEYEHYERAENGDLNWIIPGKFLAFSGPHPKSKIENGYPLHAPEAYIPYFRKHNVTSVIRLNKKMYDAKRFTDSGFEHHDLFFVDGSTPTDAIVRKFLNICENAEGAIAVHCKAGLGRTGTLIGCYMMKHYSMTAAEVIAWIRICRPGSIIGPQQNFVEEKQNSLWAEGDVFREKVNEKKNGKLAVTRILSGVDDITINGSNKNRTSKKGEMELYSDDEDRNGLTQGDKLRALKSKRQARSSSSLSQEENKIHTRSASQSLNRAILQTSAQSCKTGANSVALSDHSDTSKRTRTSLPDSGLACSPLIGSLDNLHVVANDRELVFCEPCGAHREPARALQST
- the cdc14b gene encoding dual specificity protein phosphatase CDC14B isoform X3, producing the protein MKRKSERRRAESRRKKCCAAHDCSEAEPNSDIYIEISDQLYFAILHQKIKSTAERHCFCIDEELAYENFYADFGPLNLAMLYRFSCKLTKKLKSVTLAKKKIVFYTCGDQKKQANAAYLIGSYAVMYLNMMPDEAYSLLVSKNRTYIPFRDASFGTCMYNLNILDCLRAVHKALHYGWLDFSDFDVEEYEHYERAENGDLNWIIPGKFLAFSGPHPKSKIENGYPLHAPEAYIPYFRKHNVTSVIRLNKKMYDAKRFTDSGFEHHDLFFVDGSTPTDAIVRKFLNICENAEGAIAVHCKAGLGRTGTLIGCYMMKHYSMTAAEVIAWIRICRPGSIIGPQQNFVEEKQNSLWAEGDVFREKVNEKKNGKLAVTRILSGVDDITINGSNKNRTSKKGEMELYSDDEDRNGLTQGDKLRALKSKRQARSSSSLSQEENKIHTRSASQSLNRAILQTSAQSCKTGANSVALSDHSDTSKRTRTSLPDSGLACSPLIGSLDNLHVVANDRELVFCEPCGAHREPARALQST
- the cdc14b gene encoding dual specificity protein phosphatase CDC14B isoform X5 → MKRKSERRRAESRRKKCCAAHDCSEAEPNSDIYIEISDQLYFAILHQKIKSTAERHCFCIDEELAYENFYADFGPLNLAMLYRFSCKLTKKLKVNRWPRMSLNVSAQSVTLAKKKIVFYTCGDQKKQANAAYLIGSYAVMYLNMMPDEAYSLLVSKNRTYIPFRDASFGTCMYNLNILDCLRAVHKALHYGWLDFSDFDVEEYEHYERAENGDLNWIIPGKFLAFSGPHPKSKIENGYPLHAPEAYIPYFRKHNVTSVIRLNKKMYDAKRFTDSGFEHHDLFFVDGSTPTDAIVRKFLNICENAEGAIAVHCKAGLGRTGTLIGCYMMKHYSMTAAEVIAWIRICRPGSIIGPQQNFVEEKQNSLWAEGDVFREKVNEKKNGKLAVTRILSGVDDITINGSNKNRTSKKGEMELYSDDEDRNGLTQGDKLRALKSKRQARSSSSLSQEENKIHTRSASQSLNRAILQTSAQSCKTGANSVALSDHSDTSKRTRTSLPDSGLACSHSIPKARAPLLR